TTGTTTTTTGGACGATAGCTATTCTCACCTTATTATAAACAGTTAATTAATTTATTTATGGAAAATCAAGAAGTTTACAGTATGCCACGAATTGGCGACATGGCTCCCGATTTTACGGCAACCACAACAAAAGGGGTAATTAAATTATCCGATTATGCAAAGGATAAATGGATTGTGCTCTTTTCGCACCCTGCTGATTTTACGCCTGTGTGCACAACCGAAATGAGTGGCTTTGCAG
The genomic region above belongs to Williamwhitmania sp. and contains:
- a CDS encoding redoxin domain-containing protein; this encodes MENQEVYSMPRIGDMAPDFTATTTKGVIKLSDYAKDKWIVLFSHPADFTPVCTTEMSGFA